GAAGAGCACGGCCATCGCCTTCGGCCGCGGAAGCCGCTTGTATCGCTGGCGCGTATCCGAGTAGTACCCGCGTTCGGCGCTGCGCCGCTGCTTTCGCGCCCAGTACCAATCGATCGCGCCGAACATCGTGATCCCCACCGCGCAACCCAGAGCCCACGCAGCCCAGAGCCAGCCGCCGCGGGTGTTGCCTGCCCACGCGTGAGCCGCCAGCAATATTCCGGAATATGTAAACGTCGCGGCAAGAGCGGCGAGAGCGGGCGATCGGCTTATCGCGAGGCGGCTGCTCAACAGAAACGCGCAGACGACGCTCGCAAGAGATGCCGCGGAGCTCGCCGTGACCGCATCGATCGGCGCGAAATGCAGCCGCGGTGCCTCAAGCTGCGAAAACATTGCCGCGAACACCGCACCCAACGCGGCGCAAAAAATCACGACCGCTGTGCGGACGCGCGGCCGATAACGCAAGATCTTTGTCCGGGCCGGAACCGTGACGACTCCGGTTACCCCGGCCTCCGAATCTGGAACAAAGACGAAATCTGCGGTTGACATAATCGTGTAATCCCCATTTCACCCGCAGTCCGGTCGAGGCCCCACGGTCATCAATCCAATAGGTCTAGGCCTTTCATCCCTGAATTCGGCCTTCGCCGGAATCATATGAAGCGGCGAGCTAGAGCTCGCCGATCGTCGTCGTAGTAGGGTGAGCAACGCTCACCCATGGGCAAGCGATGCTTGCCCTCGTACGGCTCGCCGTCCTACAAGATACGCTCGGCTACAGCAAACCAGCATACGGCGTAGGGAGCCCGTCGAACATATGTTGCCTGCCCTCGAAGCGTTTGTCGAATTCGTCGATGAGCGCGTCGAGCGAAGCAAGCGCAGCGCGGATCTGTTCGGCGTCGGTACCGGCCGACTCCACGGCGCTCGCCGCGATATCGAATCGAGGCACGTCGGCCATGATCGATGCGTCATATTGGTAGAGCTGAAGCAGTTGCGCATCGCCGAGCTGCACCCGGTCGAACACCGCCGAAAATCCGTAGTCGGCGAACTGCATGCGATCGATCAGCCGCTCCAACTTGCGTCCGCTTTGATCGATGATCGCAAGCGTTTCGAGGTTGCCCGAGCGCGAGAGCGAGTCGACGACGCGGTCGAGCCGGTCGTTCACCTTAGAAAGATGCTCGCCGATGACGGCGCGCAATTGCTTGTCGGCGATGCGCCGGTCTTCGGCGGCTTTGTAGCCGGCAAAGCCGGGAACGTGCATGGCCAAATTGTTGAGCGCCTCGCCGATCGTGGCGGGGTGCCCGATCAAAGATTCGACCGCACCCGGAGCGGCGGCGACTGTGGGTGTGCCGCCGGGGAGCGGCGTCGGGTTTGTCTCCATGAGTGATCGTGTACTCCTCTGGCTTGGGCATCGATGCGCCCGGGTCTTATGATTATATCGCACGCGTCCTACCGTTGTTACACGTCGTGACGCTTCGCTGGCGGGACGGCCGCCTAGACCGCGACGTCTACTTCATCTAGTGCAGGCACTTCGGCCGACGGCCGGTTCCGCGCATCGGCCAACAGCGCTCGGACCGCATCGGCCTCCGCCAAATTGTTGATCTGTTCGCGCAGACTCGAGGCGCCGGCGATGCCGCGGATGTACCAAGCGAGGTGCTTGCGCATTTGGAAGACGCCCGATTTTTCGCCGTAACGCTCGACCATGGCGTCGAAGTGAACGCGAGCGAAATCGATGCGCTCGGCGACGGTCGGCGGCGCCGGTTGCGGCAGGCCTTGCATCGCGGCCGCGATGCCGCGGATGAGCCAAGGATTGCCCAGTGCGGCGCGGCCCACCATCACCGCGTCGACGCCGGATTCATGATAGCATCGCACTGCGTCTGCGGGCGACGCTATGTCGCCGTTGCCGATGACGGGCACCGACACGACTTCTTTGAGGCGCGCGATGTACGACCAATCGGCAGACGGCTTGTAGAACTGTTTGCCGTAGCGCCCGTGGAGGGTGAAAGCGTCGATGCCGACCGCCTCCGCGCGTTTGGCGATTTCCAAGTACGTGTAGTTGTCGCGCTCCCAGCCTAGCCGCATCTTCACGGTGACGGGCACGCGCTTGACGGCCTTGCGCACGGCCGCACAAATGGCCACCGCGAGATCGGGATCGCGTAAGATCGCGGCGCCGTCGCCGCCTTTGACGATCTTCGGTGCCGGGCAGCCGAAGTTGATGTCCACGATGTCCGCGCCGCACTCCTCGACGAACGCTGCCGCCTGCGCCATGACCGCAGGGTCGTTGCCGTGAAGCTGAACCGATGTGGGCCGTTCGTCCGCGTACACGTCGATCATCTCAAGCGTGCGGCGGTTCATGCGTATGAGCGACTGTGCCGAAACGAACTCGCTGACCGTCAGGCCGAAGCCAAACGGCTTGAACAGCTTGCGGAATAGCGCGTTGGTGACGCCCGCCATCGGCGCGAGAGCCAAGGGGGGAGATATCTCGATGCCGGCGATCGTGAGCGGTGGGAACGCATTCATGACAGTTCGAGCTTCTTCGCGCCGGCGCGCGATGCGGCCTGGCAAGAGCGACCCGCAGACGAGGCGAAGAGCGCACATCCAGTCCCCGAAAGGATCCGAACATGAGCGGCGCCATCCTCGAAGTTCCCGCACCGGTGCTTGACGATGTCATCAAGCTGCGGCGCGATTTCCACATGCATCCCGAACTCGGTTTCGAAGAAGTCCGCACGGCGGGCATCGTCGCCGATCGTCTCAAGGCTCTCGGATATGAAGTCCGCACCGGTATCGGTGAGACGGGAGTCGTCGGGATTTTGCGCACGAAAAAGCCGGGCCGCACCATTTTGCTGCGCGCGGACATGGACGGGCTTCCGGTGCAGGAAGAGAGCGGTGTCGGTTTCTCGTCGCGCGAGAACGGCAAGATGCATGCGTGCGGCCACGACGGCCACGTGGCCATATTGCTCGGCGCGGCGCAGATGATCATGGAACGCCGCGATCTGCTTTGCGGCACGATCGTGCTTTGTTTTCAGCCGGCTGAGGAAGGGAAAGGCGGCGCGAAGGCCATGATCGACGACGGCGTGCTCGAAGATCCGCACGTCGACAAGGTCTACGGACTTCATCTCGCGTCGTTGTATCCAGTGGGCGTGATCGCCGTCCGGCCCGGCCCTGTGATGGCGTCGAGCGATTCCATCGAAATCACGATCCGCGGGCGCGGCGGCCATGGCGCGGCGCCGCATCAGACCGTTGATCCGATCCTCACGGCAGCTCAGTTCGTCACAAGCGTGCAATCCGTCGTCAGCCGTTCCGTCGATCCCATACAGCCTGCCGTTGTGACCATCGGTTCTATCCATGGCGGCAACATCCACAACGTGATTCCGGACAACGTCTCCATGCTCGGCACCGTGCGCGCGTTCGACGCGGACGTACGCGAGCAGATGAAGCCGCGGATAGAAGCCGTGCTCAAAGGCTGCTGCGACGGAGCCGGCGCCGCCTACGACTACAACTACTTGTGGCGCTATCCGGTCACGGTGAATAACGCCGCCGAGGCCGCGTATGTCGCGGATCTCGCCGCCAAGACTCTAGGGCCGTCTCGTTCCGTCGAATTCGAACGAACCATGGGCGCGGAAGATTTCTCGTTCATGCTCGAGCAGAGACCGGGCGCGTTCTTCTTCGTCGGCGTGCAGAGCGGGCCGGCGACGGCGGTCGCACATCACAACGCGAGGTTCGCCATCGATGAGGATTGTCTCGAAGCCGGTGTGCAGATGATGACGGCGCTCGCTCTGGACGCGCCAAAAATAGCGCAGGCGTGAAGGCGTTCTGGCGCTGGACGGGCACGATTTTTTTCGCGCTCGTCTTCGTCTTTTTGGTGATGACCGGCATCGGCACATCGCTGCCGATCGATCATCATGCGGTATGCTCCGCGAACTATGCGAGACCAGTCCATTTTTTATTCGCGGTGGTGGAAAACGACGACACGTCGGTGTATTGGCGGCCTGAAATCTCGCGCGCCGAGCTCGTGTCGGGGCGCGGTGCGACGGCGGTATGGCGCGAGACCGACACTCATGGCAGCGCGATCATCTACCGCACGATCGCATATGCCGAAGACAACAAGTTGGTGCGCACCATCGACTTCGTGCCGGGCATGCCGTTCGGCGGTACGTGGGCGTACATTTTCTCAGCCGAGTCGGGAAGGCTTGCGATCGCTCCAATCAACGGCTCGGGATTAACGATCATCGAAGACGGCAAGATCTACAATCCGTTTTTCCGGTTCATGGCGCGCTACGTCTTTGGCTACACGCAGACCATGAAGACGTATCTCACGGACCTCGCTCGGCTCACACACGATAAACCCGCGATCACCTGTGCGGCGAATCCGTAGGACTCGTCACCAGCGCGAGATGACCATCTTTTTGCGCGTGTAGAATTCCACCGCGTCTTGGCCCTGCAGATGAAGGTCGCCGAAGAACGAGCCTTTCCAGCCCGAGAACGGATAAAACCCGAACGGCTGCGCGGTGCCGGCATTGATGCCGACCATGCCCGCTTCCACCGTGTCGCGGAATTGGCGTGCGGACTTGCCGCTCGACGTGAAGATCGCCGACATATTGCCGTACCGTGACGCGTTCGCCATCGCGATCGCGTCGTCGAGCGTCTTCGCATACGCCATCGAAAGCACCGGCCCGAAGATCTCGTCGCGACCCACCGCCATCTCGGTGGTCACGCCGTCGAGCACCGTCGGGCCGACGAAATAGCCTGGCCGGTCTATGTAGCCGCGTCCGTCAGTGGTCACGCGCGCGCCCTCTGCCGCGCCGCGCGCGATGTATTCAAGCACCCGCGTGCGATGCTCATCGCGGATAAGCGGTCCGACGTCCACGCCCGCTTGATCGCCGGGGCCCACGACAAGTTTGCGCGCGCCTTCATTCACGGCCGCGAGCAACGGCGCGCCCGCCGAGCCCACCGCGACCGCCACGCTTCCAGCCAAGCAGCGCTCGCCGGCATTTCCGAAAGCTGAGTTGAGGATCGACGGCAGCGCTGCGTCGATGTCGGCGTCGGGCATGACGAAGATGTGGTTCTTCGCGCCGCCCGCCGATTGCACGCGCTTCCCGGTGCGAGCGGCCTCGCGGTAGACGTGCGCCGCCACCGCCTCGGAACCGACGAATGACACCGCTGCGACGTCCGGATGCGAGATGAGCGCGTCGACGCAATCGCGAGTCCCGTGAACCACGTTGAGCACGCCATCGGGAAAGCCGGCCTCCAGGAAGATCTCAGCCAGACGGACCGCTCCGAGTGGCGTCCGCTCCGATGGTTTGAGGACGAACGTGTTGCCGCACACCACCGCGAGCGGGAACATCCACAGCGGGATCATCACCGGAAAATTGAACGGCGTGATGCCGGCGGCAACCCCTACGGGATAGCGGTAGCAATCCTGATCCACGCCGTTGCCGACATCGCGCAGGGTCCGGCCCTGCAAAATCGTCGACGCCGCGCAGGCGAAGTCCACGACCTCGATCCCGCGCCGCACCTCGCCCCGCGCCTCGGCAAGAGTTTTGCCGTGATGGCGGGTGACGATGGCCGCGAGTTCCTCGGCGTGTTCTTCAAGTTTCGCTTTGTAGGCGAACATGAGCCGTTGACGATCCATGATCGACACGCGGCTCCACTCCGGTTGCGCGGCAGCTGCGGCTTTCACCGCCCGATCGACGTCGGCGGCACCGAGCAGCGGCACGCGTTCGATTTCTTCGGCCGTGGCCGGATTGAAAACGGGCAGCGAATCGCGCTCCAAACGCTCCCACTTCGGACCGATGAGCGCCGGTATCACGGAACTATGCCTTGCGAATCCGTTCGTCCAACCCGGCGGGCAAATTCCGCCAACGCGGAAAGCAACGCCGTGACCAGCCCTTTGGTCTTCTCATCCGTGAGATTGCCATCGGCGTCGAACTTCGTGCGCGCCGACGACACGTATAGCTGGGGGTCCGTGAGAAACCAGATGTCGGCGCCGGCCGCCAGTTGGCGAAGTTGGAGCTGTGAGCGCAAGGTGCCGAATCCGGTCGTCGAAGCGCCCATCATCGCGGTGGGTTTTTCGTCAAGGACCCCGTCGAATCGCGATGCCCAGTCGAGCACGTTCTTGGTCACAGCCGGCATCGAATAGTTGTATTCGGGTGTGACGATGAGCAACGCATCCGCCGCCTTGATCGCGTCAACCAGGCGCTTGACCGGCGGCAATGGATTCGACTCGTCGTCGAAGTCGGCGTTGTACAGCGGTACGTCGTCGATGTCGATGACGTTGATCGTCACGTCCGGCGGCGCGAGCGCGACGGCCGCGCGCAGCAATCCACGATTGTATGATTTCACGCGAAGAGAACCCGCAAATGCGGCCACCTTCACGATGTCCGCCGTCATTCGTTTCCGCCAAGCACCGGCGCGCCGTCGCTCGCCGGATCGAGCATGGCGCGGCGGTCGGTGGTGGCCCAGTGATACAAGCCGTGAAGGCTCAGGCTGTCGTCGACGTGATGGATCGCCTCGGTGTTTTTCGCGACTAATTCCGCGAGGCCGCCGGTGGCCACCACCGTGGGCTTGCCGCCGAGTTCCGCGGCGATCTTCGCGATGAGAAATTCCGCCTGGCCGACAAATCCGAAGATGATCCCGGATTGGAGCGCCTCTGCGGTATCGGTGCCGAGCGCGGCTCGCGGCCGGATCAGCGGCACGCTCATGAGTTTTGCGGCGCGCCCGACGAGCGCGTCGACTGAGAGCTCGATGCCCGGTGCGATGGCGGTGCCGGCGAACGCGCCGTCCGCGTCCACACCCGAGAACGTGGTCGCAGTGCCGAATCCGACGATGATGATCGGCGCGCCGTACCTCTTAACGCCCGCGATCGCATTGGCGATGAGGTCGGCGCCGAGTTCGGCTGGACGTTGCGTGCGAACGGGCATCATCGTTTGCCTTGCGGCGGAGATGAACTCCGTGCGGCAGTTGAAATAGCGCTGCGACATGCTCGTGACGGCTCGGTAGAGTTGGGGAACAACGTTCGCCACCACGACTCGCTGGACCGACGCCGGCGGCACGCCGCGCACGCGCAGCATCCCATCGACGAGAACGGCGAGCTCGTCGCCGGTCTGGCGGCGGTTCGTGACCGAACGCCACGTATGAGCGAGCGTTCCGGCGCTGTGGCCGGCGTCTTCGAATAGACCGAACTTTATATTCGTGTTGCCGATGTCGACCGCGAGGAGCATCGTCAGGCGCCCGATCGGAGCTGGGCGGTGCGATCTAAGATCGAAGCCGCGATCGAGGGCTTCGACGCGCGCGCAACGGCTTGTTCGCCGCCCGGCCAAAGAATGAGCACCTCGTTATCGGCTGCGCCGAAGGCGCCGCTGCCGTTGTTGCCGATCCGGTTGACGACGATGCAATCCAACTTCTTGCGTGCGAGCTTTTCCAGCCCGTTGGCGCGCAGGTCTTCGGTTTCAGCTGCAAAGCCCACCACCAAACATCCCGTCGGACGACGCGCCGAGACGTCGGCGATGATGTCGGGGTTGCGTTCGAGATCCATCTGCAGCGGCGCGCCGTCTTTCTTCACCTTGCCCGAAGCCTGCGAGGATGGACGAAAATCCGCCACCGCGGCCGCGCCGATGAACATCGTCGTGTCCGGCAGATGTGCGAGCGCTGCGGCGTGCATTTCGCGGGCGGTGACGACGCGAACGAGTTCTATGTCGAAGGGCGGCGCGAGTTCGGCGGGCCCGCTGATCAAGGTGACGTGCGCGCCGCGCCGCCGCGCCTCACCGGCAAGCGCGTAACCCATGCGGCCGCTGGACGCGTTCGACAGAAAGCGCGCTGGGTCGGCGAACTCGCGCGTCGGACCTGCGGTGACGACGACGCGCTCGCCGGCCATGCTGCTGGCCCGCCCGAGGGCGCGCACGACAGCGGCGACGATGTCGTCTTCATCTGCAAGACGGCCGTCGCCGATCTCGCCGCACGCGAGAAATCCGGAACCGGGCTCGACGAATTCAAGCCCGCGCGCCGTCAGCGACGCGATATTTTCACGCGTCGCCGCGGAATCGAGCATCGCGGTGTTCATTGCCGGCGCTACGAGTACGGGGTTGCGCGTGGCGAGGACGCAGGTCGTGAGCAGATTGTCGGCGATGCCGTGCGCGATTTTGGCTAGCGTGTTCGCGGTGGCGTTGAGCACGACGAACAGTTCGCTCTTGCGCACCAGCGTGATATGCGCGACTTGCCACGTGGTGCCGGCGTCGAACATCTCGGTGTGCACGTCGTTGCCGGACAGCGCTTGAAACGTGAGCGGCGTGACAAACCGGCACGCTGCTTCGGTCATGATCACGTGGACGTCGGCGCCTGCTTGGCGTAGTTTACTGACGACGCCCGCGCACTTGTAGGCGGCGATTCCGCCGCAGACGCCGACGAGTACGGTGCGACCGGCGAGATCCGGCGGCGCAGATGATGGCGCGATGTTCATGGGAGTGGATGTGCTTGCTTAGTCGGCCCCCCGATGCCGCCCTCCACGGCGCTAGCATTCACGGGCAAATCCCTCCTACGGCGTGCGCATGCTGACGTTGTCGATCAATCGCGTCGCACCGCAGTACGCGGCACCAACCACAAGAAGATCCGACTCCGCGGGCGCGGTGACGAGCGGCACGAACGCGCGCGGATCGACGACGGCGATGTAGTCGAGCCGTAATGGAGCCAACAAAGCCGCTGCATCCGCGACGAGCCGATGTGCGTCCGTTCGTCCGGCGACCAGTGCTTGCGCTACGCTTTGAAGCGCTTGCGAAAGCTTCACCGCGTCGCGCCGCTCCTGCGTGGACAGATAGATATTGCGCGACGAAAGCGCGAGACCATCGTCCTCGCGCACGATGGGGCAGCCGACGATCTCAACCGGCAGATCGACGTCCGCCGTCATCTGCCGCACCACCGCGAGCTGTTGCGCATCCTTTTGACCGAAGTACGCGCGCTGCGGCACGACGAGATTGAAGAGTTTCAGCACGACGGTCGCGACGCCGCGGAAGTGCCCCGGTCTGCGCTCGCCCTCGAGCTGCGAAGCGAGAGATCCCGGATCGATCGTCGTTTGCGCGCCGGGCGGGTACATCACGTCGTCCGCTGGTGCGAATAAGAGGTCTGTGCCGATCCGTTCTAACATCGCGGCATCGGCGTCGAACCTGCGCGGATAGCGGCTTAGATCTTCGCCCGGTCCGAATTGCAACGGGTTGACGTACACAGACACGACGACCGTCGCGCACTCCGCGCGGGCACGCGCGACGAGCGATGCGTGGCCCGCATGCAAGGCGCCCATCGTCGGCACGAACCCGACCGGCGACGACAGAGCGGCCCGCGCGGCGCGAAGGTCGCTGACCGAACGGACGACGTGCACGCGCTAGCGCGTCGCGGGATTCTGGCTCGCTGCGTGAGCGTTCGATTGCGCATCCCGCGTCTGGGCGCCGACTTCGTGCTCCGGCTCAGGGAACTTCAGCGTTCGCACATCGCCGACGTACGAACGCACCGCGGCAAGCCCGTCGTCGTACAATTTCGCGTAACGTTTGGCGTGCCGGGGCAGATAGCCGACCGAAAGCCCGAGCAGATCGTTGATGACGCTGACCTGGCCGTCGCAGCTCGGCCCCGCGCCGATACCGATCGTCGCGCAGCGGATAGCTGCGCTCACCTTCAACGCAAGCGCGCTCGGCACGCACTCGAGGACGATGGCAAAGCATCCGGCTCGGTCCAATGCCTCAGCCTGCGCGAGCATGAGCTCGGCAGATTCGACCGTCTTGCCCTGCGCGCGATATCCACCGAGCGCATTGACCGACTGCGGCGTGAGGCCGAGGTGCCCCATCACTGGAATGCCGCTCGATACGAGGCGTGCGACCAGATCGATGTCGTGCCCGCCCTCCAATTTGACGGCTTGCGCCAAGCCCTCTTTGAGAAACCGGCCTGCGTTGCGGACCGCTTCGTCGTGGCCGCATTGGAACGAAAGAAACGGCATATCTGCGATGACGAACGCGCCTTTAGCGCCGCGGGTCACCACGCGGGTATGGTAGAGCATTTCGTCGATCGTGATCGGCAGCGTGGTATCGTATCCCGCGAATACCATCGCGGCGGAATCGCCGACCAAAATCGCATCGGCGCCGGCTGCGTGCACCATGGCCGCAACGAGCGCGTCGTAGGCCGTGACGATCGCGATCTTCTCGCCACGTGCTTTCTTGTCGAAAAAAGTGTTGACGGTGACGGGCATTTTTGTTGGTCTACGCTTTCTTTGGCGGAGCAGGATCGAGCACGCGCAACATCGTGCGGCCGACGATAAACGGCTGGCCCGTGGTGATGAGCATCGGACCATCGATGGGCGAGCCGTCGACGAGCGTGCCGTTGCGGCTGTCCAGGTCGGTGAGTACAAGTCCGCCGGGCGTGGCGCGAACTTCGGCATGCCGGCGGGATGCGGCTCGGTCGGTGGACAATTCGGCGCCGACGGCTGTACCGTCGCGGCCGATGCTGATGTCCCGGGAAAACGCCCAGCGTTTGCCGTCGAGTGGGCCGTTCATCGCTTCGAGTTCGTACATGAGAACGGCCGATTTCGCGGGTTGCGCGGCGCCCTCCCGCGTAGCCGCCCATGGGGCGGTTAGAGGCCGTGCCGGACTTTTGGCCTAGCCAGGTCTTGCAAGCCTAATTTTACCGTCCGGTCTGGCCGACAACACTAAATGTAAGAAGGCCGCGCCTCTTATAACCGGAGCTGAAAAACGTTGTGGAAGACCCGAGCGTGAGCCAGGTTCGCGATTCCGATTTGCTTGACATCGACCCCGACGCGCTTCGGGAAGCCGAGCGAGTTTTCGCGCAAGGCATCTTGGACACGATGCCCGGCAAGCTCGTTGCGAGCGCCGCGTACGAAGAGACCCGCGTCGTCCTCACGATGACCGACGGGAGCGAATATTATTTCTACGGATTCATGGGTGAGGCAAAACGCGACTGAATTCTGCGTCGCATAAAGCTGCAAACAAAAAACTCGCGCGACGACGCGAGTTTTTCTGATTTTAGAGGCTCGGTTTTTGGATCAGGCCCGCCGTTGCGCGTCGTTGGATTCGACGAAACCCAGGATGGCCGTGTGGTCGCCCGGCTCGATGGACGTGAATGCGATGCCGTGATGAAATTTCTGCTCGTTGCGCGCGAAGAAACTCAACACGACCCGTCCCCTGGCCTGAACCGTGCGGTTCGTACCGGGAAGACCGAACTTGAGGCCGACGTTCGCGCGCGCCGGCAAATCATACGAGGCGACGAGGCGCATTCCCCCGGCCCCAAGATCGAAGACCGAGCCGTCGTGCGGATTAGCTTCGCCATCCACCGAGAATTCCACGGGCAAAGTAACTGCAACGCGGACATACTGACGCCGGCTTAGCTCACCATCCATTTGTCCCAGTATTCTCGCACAGGCGTTCGGAGCCTGCCATACTTGAATTTACTTGCCCTCATCGCGAGCTCGGGTGATAGCGCTCACGCCCGTCCGCCGGCGCGGCGCTCGCGCCAGAAATGAGGCAAAACGCGAATGGATATCTCATCGTCGTCTGTCGGCTTTCCTACCTACTCATCCACATTAGACGATGGACTTTGCGGTTCAGAATTCGGTCAGGAGATGCAGCCGGACTCGGAGGTCAGCTTCACGCAACCGGTGGCCAGCATGCCGATCGGTCAGCAGTGCGGCAACCCCGGTCAAGACGGTTCGATGCTCGGCGCGCTCGGCCAGCCGGTGGACAACAACTTCAGCTGGTTTGGCGACGACGCCGATGGCGACTCCGCGCAGCCGCTATAGGGTGCGCTCGAGCCCGCCGCTCGCGCGCTCTATGTCACTTGCGGCGTTCATCGCCACAAGCACTCCGTGCGCAACATCTAGACCGCCCTGAAGATACACTTCGTACGGTGCGCGCATCGGAGCATCGCACGAGAGCTCCAATGTCGAGCCGGCGACGAACGCGCCGTCGGCCATCAACACGGGATCCGCATAACCCGGCACCGGACCGGGTTCCGGCAAGGCGCGCGAGTTCACCGGCAGCATCCGTTGCACACCGCGTGCGAATGCCTTTAGCTTCTCGGGCGATCCAAGGCGGATCGCTTGAATTATGTCCGTACGTGCTGCGCCGCACGCCGGCTCCGTTTCGTATCCTAATTCGGCGAACAGCGCGGCGGCGAAATCCATCGTCTTCAAACTCTCGGCCACGGCGCGCGGCGCGCGATGCAGCCCGGCGAAAAACCATCGACTCGTGTCCAGCGTCGGTCCGATCGCGGCGCCGATCCCGGGTGCGAAAATTCGTTCTGCCACGCGCTCCACGATTTCGGCCCGCCCCGCGACGTACGCGCCGCTCACC
This genomic window from Candidatus Eremiobacteraceae bacterium contains:
- the dusB gene encoding tRNA dihydrouridine synthase DusB, whose protein sequence is MCALRLVCGSLLPGRIARRREEARTVMNAFPPLTIAGIEISPPLALAPMAGVTNALFRKLFKPFGFGLTVSEFVSAQSLIRMNRRTLEMIDVYADERPTSVQLHGNDPAVMAQAAAFVEECGADIVDINFGCPAPKIVKGGDGAAILRDPDLAVAICAAVRKAVKRVPVTVKMRLGWERDNYTYLEIAKRAEAVGIDAFTLHGRYGKQFYKPSADWSYIARLKEVVSVPVIGNGDIASPADAVRCYHESGVDAVMVGRAALGNPWLIRGIAAAMQGLPQPAPPTVAERIDFARVHFDAMVERYGEKSGVFQMRKHLAWYIRGIAGASSLREQINNLAEADAVRALLADARNRPSAEVPALDEVDVAV
- a CDS encoding M20 family metallopeptidase; the encoded protein is MSGAILEVPAPVLDDVIKLRRDFHMHPELGFEEVRTAGIVADRLKALGYEVRTGIGETGVVGILRTKKPGRTILLRADMDGLPVQEESGVGFSSRENGKMHACGHDGHVAILLGAAQMIMERRDLLCGTIVLCFQPAEEGKGGAKAMIDDGVLEDPHVDKVYGLHLASLYPVGVIAVRPGPVMASSDSIEITIRGRGGHGAAPHQTVDPILTAAQFVTSVQSVVSRSVDPIQPAVVTIGSIHGGNIHNVIPDNVSMLGTVRAFDADVREQMKPRIEAVLKGCCDGAGAAYDYNYLWRYPVTVNNAAEAAYVADLAAKTLGPSRSVEFERTMGAEDFSFMLEQRPGAFFFVGVQSGPATAVAHHNARFAIDEDCLEAGVQMMTALALDAPKIAQA
- a CDS encoding CoA-acylating methylmalonate-semialdehyde dehydrogenase, translated to MIPALIGPKWERLERDSLPVFNPATAEEIERVPLLGAADVDRAVKAAAAAQPEWSRVSIMDRQRLMFAYKAKLEEHAEELAAIVTRHHGKTLAEARGEVRRGIEVVDFACAASTILQGRTLRDVGNGVDQDCYRYPVGVAAGITPFNFPVMIPLWMFPLAVVCGNTFVLKPSERTPLGAVRLAEIFLEAGFPDGVLNVVHGTRDCVDALISHPDVAAVSFVGSEAVAAHVYREAARTGKRVQSAGGAKNHIFVMPDADIDAALPSILNSAFGNAGERCLAGSVAVAVGSAGAPLLAAVNEGARKLVVGPGDQAGVDVGPLIRDEHRTRVLEYIARGAAEGARVTTDGRGYIDRPGYFVGPTVLDGVTTEMAVGRDEIFGPVLSMAYAKTLDDAIAMANASRYGNMSAIFTSSGKSARQFRDTVEAGMVGINAGTAQPFGFYPFSGWKGSFFGDLHLQGQDAVEFYTRKKMVISRW
- a CDS encoding NAD(P)H-dependent oxidoreductase, which codes for MTADIVKVAAFAGSLRVKSYNRGLLRAAVALAPPDVTINVIDIDDVPLYNADFDDESNPLPPVKRLVDAIKAADALLIVTPEYNYSMPAVTKNVLDWASRFDGVLDEKPTAMMGASTTGFGTLRSQLQLRQLAAGADIWFLTDPQLYVSSARTKFDADGNLTDEKTKGLVTALLSALAEFARRVGRTDSQGIVP
- a CDS encoding type III pantothenate kinase; translated protein: MLLAVDIGNTNIKFGLFEDAGHSAGTLAHTWRSVTNRRQTGDELAVLVDGMLRVRGVPPASVQRVVVANVVPQLYRAVTSMSQRYFNCRTEFISAARQTMMPVRTQRPAELGADLIANAIAGVKRYGAPIIIVGFGTATTFSGVDADGAFAGTAIAPGIELSVDALVGRAAKLMSVPLIRPRAALGTDTAEALQSGIIFGFVGQAEFLIAKIAAELGGKPTVVATGGLAELVAKNTEAIHHVDDSLSLHGLYHWATTDRRAMLDPASDGAPVLGGNE
- the coaBC gene encoding bifunctional phosphopantothenoylcysteine decarboxylase/phosphopantothenate--cysteine ligase CoaBC, whose protein sequence is MNIAPSSAPPDLAGRTVLVGVCGGIAAYKCAGVVSKLRQAGADVHVIMTEAACRFVTPLTFQALSGNDVHTEMFDAGTTWQVAHITLVRKSELFVVLNATANTLAKIAHGIADNLLTTCVLATRNPVLVAPAMNTAMLDSAATRENIASLTARGLEFVEPGSGFLACGEIGDGRLADEDDIVAAVVRALGRASSMAGERVVVTAGPTREFADPARFLSNASSGRMGYALAGEARRRGAHVTLISGPAELAPPFDIELVRVVTAREMHAAALAHLPDTTMFIGAAAVADFRPSSQASGKVKKDGAPLQMDLERNPDIIADVSARRPTGCLVVGFAAETEDLRANGLEKLARKKLDCIVVNRIGNNGSGAFGAADNEVLILWPGGEQAVARASKPSIAASILDRTAQLRSGA
- the panC gene encoding pantoate--beta-alanine ligase: MHVVRSVSDLRAARAALSSPVGFVPTMGALHAGHASLVARARAECATVVVSVYVNPLQFGPGEDLSRYPRRFDADAAMLERIGTDLLFAPADDVMYPPGAQTTIDPGSLASQLEGERRPGHFRGVATVVLKLFNLVVPQRAYFGQKDAQQLAVVRQMTADVDLPVEIVGCPIVREDDGLALSSRNIYLSTQERRDAVKLSQALQSVAQALVAGRTDAHRLVADAAALLAPLRLDYIAVVDPRAFVPLVTAPAESDLLVVGAAYCGATRLIDNVSMRTP
- the panB gene encoding 3-methyl-2-oxobutanoate hydroxymethyltransferase; this encodes MPVTVNTFFDKKARGEKIAIVTAYDALVAAMVHAAGADAILVGDSAAMVFAGYDTTLPITIDEMLYHTRVVTRGAKGAFVIADMPFLSFQCGHDEAVRNAGRFLKEGLAQAVKLEGGHDIDLVARLVSSGIPVMGHLGLTPQSVNALGGYRAQGKTVESAELMLAQAEALDRAGCFAIVLECVPSALALKVSAAIRCATIGIGAGPSCDGQVSVINDLLGLSVGYLPRHAKRYAKLYDDGLAAVRSYVGDVRTLKFPEPEHEVGAQTRDAQSNAHAASQNPATR
- a CDS encoding FHA domain-containing protein → MYELEAMNGPLDGKRWAFSRDISIGRDGTAVGAELSTDRAASRRHAEVRATPGGLVLTDLDSRNGTLVDGSPIDGPMLITTGQPFIVGRTMLRVLDPAPPKKA
- a CDS encoding PilZ domain-containing protein, producing MDGELSRRQYVRVAVTLPVEFSVDGEANPHDGSVFDLGAGGMRLVASYDLPARANVGLKFGLPGTNRTVQARGRVVLSFFARNEQKFHHGIAFTSIEPGDHTAILGFVESNDAQRRA